A single window of Jaculus jaculus isolate mJacJac1 chromosome 14, mJacJac1.mat.Y.cur, whole genome shotgun sequence DNA harbors:
- the Ethe1 gene encoding persulfide dioxygenase ETHE1, mitochondrial, with protein sequence MARAALGLCRRQLSGGCGPGAPVLLRQLFEPNSCTYTYLLGDRESREAVLIDPVLETAPRDAQLVKELGLRLLYAVNTHCHADHITGSGALRSLFPGCKSVISRLSEAQADWHIEDGDSIRFGRFALETRASPGHTPGCVTFVLSDHSMAFTGDALLIRGCGRTDFQKGCAKTLYHSVHEKIFTLPGNCLVYPAHDYRGLTVSTVEEERTLNPRLTLSCEEFIKVMDNLNLPKPKQIDIAVPANMRCGVQAPPS encoded by the exons ATGGCGAGAGCGGCGCTGGGCCTGTGCAGGCGGCAGCTGAGCGGGGGCTGCGGCCCGGGAGCCCCGGTCCTCCTGCGGCAG TTGTTTGAGCCCAACAGCTGCACATACACGTACCTGTTGGGTGACAGAGAGTCTCGAGAGGCCGTTCTGATCGACCCGGTTCTGGAGACAGCACCTCGGGATGCCCAGCTGGTTAAAGAGCTTGGGCTGCGGCTGCTGTATGCCG TGAACACGCACTGCCACGCCGACCACATCACGGGCTCCGGGGCGCTCCGCTCCCTATTCCCTGGCTGCAAGTCTGTCATTTCCCGCCTAAGTGAGGCCCAAGCAGATTGGCACATTGAGGATGGTGACTCTATCCGCTTCGGACGCTTT GCCTTGGAGACCCGGGCCAGTCCTGGCCACACCCCAGGCTGTGTCACCTTTGTCTTGAGTGACCACAGCATGGCCTTCACTGGAGATGCCTTGCTGATTCGAGGATGTGGCCGCACAGACTTCCAGAAAG GTTGTGCCAAAACCCTGTACCACTCTGTCCACGAGAAGATCTTCACGCTTCCGGGCAACTGTCTGGTGTACCCGGCTCATGATTATCGCG GGCTCACCGTGTCCACTGTAGAGGAGGAGCGGACTCTGAACCCTCGGCTCACCCTCAGCTGTGAGGAGTTTATCAAAGTCATGGACAACTTGAACTTGCCTAAACCTAAGCAGATAG ACATTGCCGTTCCTGCGAACATGCGCTGTGGGGTGCAGGCCCCACCTTCCTGA